One Nicotiana sylvestris chromosome 12, ASM39365v2, whole genome shotgun sequence genomic window carries:
- the LOC138883998 gene encoding uncharacterized protein, which produces MPPNKDIDFGIDLVLGTQPIFIPRYRMAPTELKELKEQLQELFDKEFIRPSVSSTGAPILFVKKKDGTMRMCIDYRSGYHQLEIRDSNILKPAFRIRYGHYEFLVMSFGLTNASTPGGGRLEFDSCIMEEKLYAKFSKLYCDASRADIGRVLMQEGRVIAYASRQLKPHEKNYLLHDLELAVIVHALKIWSIRERQYDDPHLLVLKVLHDDAKDVTIGGDGVKYEHQRPGRLLQQIEIPEWKWQWITVDFVVGLPWTLRKFDAIWVIVDQLTKSAHFIPVCITYFTKRLAEIYIREIVPLHGVPVSIISYRGTQFTS; this is translated from the exons ATGCCGCCAAACAAGGAcattgacttcggtattgatcTAGTGCTAGGCACTCAACCTATTTTTATTCCAcgatatcgtatggcaccgacggaattaaaggaattaaaggagcagcttcaggaactctttgataaggagtttattcggcctagtgtgtcatctACGGGTGCACctattttatttgtgaagaagaaagatggcactatgagaatgtgcattgattacag gtcaggttatcaccagttggaGATCAGGGACTCAAACATTCTTAAGCCAGCTTTTAGGatcagatatggtcattatgagttccttgtcatgtcttttgggctgaccaatgcctcaaca ccaggaggaggACGCCTAGAATTTGATAGTTGTAtaatggaggagaagctttatgctaagttttccaagt tatattgtgatgcttctcgggcCGACATTGGgcgtgtgttgatgcaggagggtagagttattgcttatgcttctcgtcagttgaagccccatgagaagaactaccttcttcatgatttggagttggctgtcattgttcatgcattgaagatttggag cataagagagcgccagtatgatgatcctcatttacttgtGCTCAAGGTTCTGcatgatgatgccaaagatgtgactattggtggtgatggg gtgaaatatgagcatcagagaccgggtcgcttgcttcaacagatagagattccagagtggaagtggcaGTGGATCACagtggatttcgtagttggactcccatggacattgagaaagtttgatgctatttgggtgattgtggatcagctgaccaagtccgcgcacttcattcctgtgtgtattaCCTATTTTACaaagcggttggctgagatttacattagAGAGATTGTTCCCCTTCATGGAgtgccagtttccatcatttcatatagaggcacacagtttacttcgtag